In Phlebotomus papatasi isolate M1 chromosome 1, Ppap_2.1, whole genome shotgun sequence, the following proteins share a genomic window:
- the LOC129802101 gene encoding spectrin beta chain isoform X4, giving the protein MTTDISVVRWDPSQGTGGEYIDEYEYDGGNSSSRLFERSRIKALAEERETVQKKTFTKWVNSHLVRVNCRIQDLYVDMRDGKMLIRLLEVLSGERLPKPTKGKMRIHCLENVDKALQFLREQRVHLENIGSHDIVDGNSSLNLGLIWTIILRFQIQDITIEEVDNKETKSAKDALLLWCQMKTAGYQNVNVRNFTTSWRDGLAFNAIIHKHRPDLIQFDKLSKTNPMHNLNNAFNVAEDKLGLTKLLDAEDVFVEHPDEKSIITYVVTYYHYFSKMKQETVQGKRIGKVVGIAMDNEKMINDYETFTSDLLKWIESTIVQLGDRTFANSLLGVQQQLGQFANYRTVEKPPKFVEKGNLEVLLFTLQSKMRANNQKPYTPREGKMISDINKAWERLEKAEHERELALREELIRQEKLEQLAARFNRKASMRETWLSENQRLVSQDNFGFDLAAVEAAAKKHEAIETDIFAYEERVQAVVAVCDELEAERYHDIDRIVARKENVLRLWNYLLELLRARRMRLELSMQLQQNFQEMLYILDSMEEIKQRLLTDDYGKHLMGVEDLLQKHSLVEADINVLGERVKVVVQNSQRFLGEDVDGYKPCDPAIIVDRVQQLEDAYAELVRLAVERRSRLDESRQLWQFYWDMADEENWIKEKEQIVSTGDIGHDLTTIHLLLSKHKALESEIHSHDPQLMSVVSVGDELVRQGHFGADRIKDRLKEILAMWNHLLDLTAYRRKRLEDAVDYFQLFADADDIDNWMLDTLRLVSSEDVGRDEANVQSLLKKHKDVADELKNYADTIEQLHNQAQGLTLTDEEQKNVSERLAAIDARYKELMELSKLRKQRLLDALSLYKLMSEADGVEQWIGEKEKMLKTMTPGKDIEDVEIMKHRYDGFDKEMNANASRVAVVNQLARQLLHVEHPNSEEILARQNHLNQEWSKLRDQAEAKRDQLKSAHGVQTFYIECRETISWIEDKKRILNETDNLQMDLTGVMTLQRRLSGMDRDLAAIQAKLNALESEAAAIEGEHPEEAALIRERIAQIQLIWEQLTHMLKDRDSKLEEAGDLHRFLRDLDHFQAWLTKTQTDVASEDTPTSLPEAEKLLNQHQSIREEIDNYTEDYSKMMEYGEGLTSDPTQNEDPQYMFLRERLKALKDGWEELHQMWENRQVLLSQSLDQQLFNRDARQAEVLLSQQEHFLSKDDTPSNLEQAENQLKRHEAFLTTMEANDDKINTIVQVADTLVEKEHYDADKIHKRADLINQRRDANREKAVEQHDKLKNQLKLHEFLQDLEELTEWVQEKHIIAQDETYRSTKTIHSKWTRHQAFEAEIAANKERLFEAQKAAEELMKEKPEFRDIIEPKLKELSKQFDELETTTKSKGAELFDANREVLVQQTCDDIDSYITDLEKQIINTDTGNDLTSVNILMQKQQVIQTQMAVKARQVEEMDKQTDYLQKTIPTEQVEPLMTKKVAVAERFERIKAPLLERQKQLEKKKEAFQFRRDVEDEKLWINEKLPLANSSDFGSSLFNVHMLKKKNQSLATEIDNHEPRIHTICNNGQKLIDEGHEDSDEFKDLIRQLTEKWQELKDAIEARRKQLDNSEKIQQYFFDATEAESWMSEQELYMMVEDRGKDEISAQNLMKKHASLEQSVEDYAATIRQLGETARHLTSEQHPYVDAVSLKQSQLDKLYAGLKDLAGERRARLDEALQLFTLNREVDDLEQWIAERELVAVSQELGQDYDHVTLLWERFKEFAQDTAAVGGERVAKANGIADDLIHAGHSDAALIAEWKDNLNESWQDLLELIDTRTQMLAASRELHKFFHDCKDVLGRILEKQHGVSDELGRDAGSVSALQRKHNNFIQDLMTLYSQVQQIQEESAKLQASYAGDKAKEITNREHEVLAAWANLQGVCEARKAKLADTGDLFKFFNMVRTLMLWMEDVVRQMNTSEKPRDVSGVELLMNNHQSLKAEIDTREDNFAACVSLGRELLARNHYAAQDITDRLVQLTNSRNALLHRWEERWENLQLILEVYQFARDAAVAEAWLIAQEPYLMSTELGHTIDEVENLIKKHEAFEKSAAAQEERFSALERLTTFELKEMKRRQEAAEEAERQRKQAEADARAAEQAQAEAARQAEASARDSADAPGSPHSGREHEADTVHENVMHDSGSNRKDGRSGDIGGHDIPPEVVPIGIMKKSSHRPSPGAEDGAVEGSLTRKHEWESNMKKASNRSWDKVYCVCRNGRLSFYKDQKSVKAVPEQTFRGEAPLELTGASVDVASNYTKKKHVFRVKLANGAEFLLQAHDDSEMHQWVAALKAQCNQGAGGESRSQTLPASLQKEEQKKKSFFTLKKN; this is encoded by the exons ATTCAAGACATCACGATCGAGGAGGTGGACAATAAGGAGACAAAATCAGCAAAGGATGCCCTATTGCTGTGGTGCCAGATGAAAACAGCCGGCTATCAGAATGTCAATGTGAGAAATTTCACTACATCCTGGCGCGATGGTCTTGCATTTAATGCTATCATTCACAAACATCGTCCtgatttaattcaatttgacaAATTGTCCAAGACAAATCCAATGCACAATCTCAATAATGCCTTCAATGTGGCCGAAGATAAGTTGGGTTTGACAAAACTCCTAGATGCTGAGGATGTATTTGTTGAACATCCGGATGAAAAGTCAATAATCACTTATGTTGTGACCTACTATCACTACTTCAGTAAAATGAAGCAAGAGACGGTGCAGGGTAAGCGTATTGGAAAGGTCGTTGGTATTGCCATGGACAATGAGAAGATGATTAATGACTAtgagacatttaccagtgatcTATTGAAATGGATTGAAAGTACGATTGTTCAATTGGGTGATCGTACATTTGCCAATTCACTTTTGGGGGTGCAGCAGCAATTGGGTCAATTTGCCAACTATCGTACAGTTGAGAAACCACCTAAATTTGTGGAAAAGGGTAATTTGGAGGTGCTCCTGTTTACACTGCAGTCAAAAATGCGTGCAAACAATCAGAAACCCTATACACCCAGAGAGGGTAAAATGATTTCTGACATCAATAAGGCATGGGAGCGCCTCGAGAAGGCGGAACATGAGAGGGAGTTAGCACTTAGGGAGGAATTGATTAGGCAGGAGAAACTTGAACAATTGGCAGCTCGTTTCAATCGTAAGGCATCGATGAGGGAGACATGGCTATCGGAGAATCAACGTCTTGTCAGTCAGGAtaattttggttttgatttgGCTGCCGTAGAGGCTGCTGCCAAGAAGCACGAAGCCATTGAGACGGACATTTTTGCGTATGAGGAACGTGTGCAGGCTGTTGTGGCAGTTTGTGATGAACTTGAGGCGGAACGCTATCATGATATTGATCGTATTGTGGCTAGGAAGGAGAATGTTCTGCGTTTGTGGAATTATCTATTGGAATTGTTGCGAGCACGTAGAATGCGCCTTGAATTGTCAATGCAGCTACAACAGAACTTCCAGGAGATGCTATACATTCTGGATTCCATGGAGGAGATCAAGCAGCGTTTGTTGACCGATGACTATGGCAAGCATTTGATGGGTGTGGAGGATCTGTTGCAGAAGCATTCGCTGGTAGAGGCAGATATCAATGTTCTGGGTGAACGTGTAAAGGTAGTGGTGCAGAATTCTCAGCGATTCCTCGGGGAAGATGTCGATGGCTACAAGCCGTGCGATCCTGCGATAATTGTGGACCGAGTGCAACAACTCGAGGATGCCTATGCTGAATTGGTGCGACTGGCAGTTGAACGTCGTTCTCGTCTCGATGAATCCCGTCAACTGTGGCAATTCTACTGGGACATGGCTGATGAGGAGAATTGGATCAAGGAGAAGGAACAAATTGTCTCAACTGGAGATATTGGTCACGATTTGACCACAATTCATTTACTCCTTTCCAAGCACAAAGCCCTAGAGAGTGAGATTCACTCTCATGATCCACAGCTGATGTCCGTGGTGTCTGTTGGTGATGAATTGGTGCGTCAAGGACACTTTGGTGCTGACAGAATTAAGGATCGTCTCAAGGAGATTCTTGCTATGTGGAATCATTTGTTAGATCTAACGGCCTATCGTCGGAAGCGTCTAGAAGATGCTGTTGATTACTTCCAGCTCTTTGCTGATGCCGATGACATTGACAATTGGATGTTGGATACTCTGAGATTGGTGTCGTCCGAGGATGTTGGACGTGATGAGGCCAATGTACAGAGTTTGCTGAAGAAGCACAAAGATGTGGCTGATGAGTTGAAAAACTATGCTGATACAATTGAACAGTTGCATAATCAAGCCCAAGGACTCACTCTCACTGATGAGGAACAGAAGAATGTGTCTGAACGTTTGGCTGCCATTGATGCTCGTTACAAGGAACTCATGGAACTGTCGAAATTGCGCAAACAGCGTCTACTTGATGCTCTTTCCCTCTATAAACTCATGTCAGAGGCTGATGGTGTTGAACAATGGATTGGTGAAAAGGAGAAGATGCTGAAGACAATGACACCTGGAAAGGACATTGAGGATGTTGAAATTATGAAGCATCGTTATGATGGATTTGACAAGGAAATGAATGCCAATGCATCACGTGTAGCTGTGGTCAATCAATTGGCCAGGCAACTCTTACACGTTGAGCATCCTAATTCTGAGGAAATCCTCGCTAGACAGAATCATCTCAATCAAGAGTGGTCCAAGTTGCGTGATCAGGCTGAAGCGAAGCGTGATCAGTTGAAATCTGCCCATGGTGTGCAGACATTCTACATTGAGTGTCGTGAGACCATTTCGTGGATTGAGGACAAGAAGAGGATTCTCAATGAGACAGATAATCTTCAGATGGATTTGACTGGTGTAATGACACTCCAGCGTCGTCTCAGTGGCATGGACAGAGATTTGGCAGCAATTCAGGCCAAATTGAATGCCCTTGAAAGTGAGGCAGCTGCCATTGAGGGTGAACATCCAGAGGAGGCAGCACTGATTCGTGAACGTATCGCACAGATTCAGCTGATCTGGGAACAATTGACTCATATGCTGAAAGATCGTGACAGTAAACTCGAAGAAGCAGGTGATTTGCATCGCTTCTTGCGTGATCTGGATCACTTCCAGGCATGGTTGACCAAGACACAGACCGATGTTGCTAGTGAGGATACTCCTACATCTCTACCAGAGGCAGAGAAATTACTCAATCAACATCAAAGTATCCGTGAAGAGATTGACAATTACACAGAGGATTACAGTAAGATGATGGAATATGGCGAGGGATTGACATCTGACCCAACACAAAACGAAGATCCTCAGTACATGTTCCTGAGAGAGCGTCTAAAGGCCCTCAAGGACGGTTGGGAAGAGTTGCATCAGATGTGGGAGAATCGTCAAGTATTGCTGTCACAGAGTCTTGATCAGCAACTCTTCAATCGCGATGCACGTCAGGCTGAGGTTCTTCTCAGTCAACAAGAACACTTCCTCAGCAAGGATGATACACCATCGAATCTTGAACAGGCTGAGAATCAGCTGAAACGCCATGAAGCTTTCCTCACCACTATGGAGGCCAATGATGATAAGATCAACACAATTGTCCAAGTGGCAGATACTCTGGTAGAGAAGGAACACTACGATGCCGATAAGATTCACAAGAGGGCTGATTTGATCAATCAGCGTCGTGATGCAAATCGCGAAAAGGCCGTAGAACAGCACGATAAACTGAAGAATCAACTGAAACTTCATGAATTCCTGCAGGATCTCGAGGAATTGACCGAATGGGTGCAGGAAAAACATATCATTGCCCAAGATGAGACTTACAGGAGCACCAAAACCATCCACTCCAAGTGGACCAGACATCAGGCATTTGAGGCTGAAATTGCTGCAAATAAGGAGCGTCTGTTTGAGGCACAAAAGGCCGCAGAGGAACTCATGAAGGAAAAGCCTGAATTCCGGGATATTATTGAGCCAAAACTCAAGGAATTGAGCAAACAATTTGATGAACTTGAGACTACCACCAAGAGTAAGGGTGCTGAACTCTTTGATGCCAATCGTGAGGTTCTGGTTCAGCAGACATGTGACGACATCGATTCTTACATCACTGATTTGGAGAAGCAGATAATCAATACAGACACTGGAAATGACCTTACCTCGGTGAATATTCTCATGCAGAAGCAACAGGTGATTCAGACACAGATGGCCGTGAAGGCACGTCAAGTGGAGGAAATGGATAAACAGACAGATTATCTACAGAAGACTATTCCAACAGAACAAGTTGAACCACTAATGACCAAGAAAGTGGCAGTTGCTGAGAGATTTGAACGCATCAAGGCACCATTGCTGGAGCGTCAGAAGCAGTTGGAGAAGAAGAAGGAAGCTTTCCAGTTCCGTCGTGATGTTGAAGATGAGAAATTGTGGATTAATGAGAAACTCCCACTTGCGAATTCTTCAGACTTTGGTTCATCGCTCTTCAATGTGCACAtgctgaagaagaagaatcagAGTCTGGCCACAGAAATTGACAATCATGAACCACGCATTCATACAATTTGCAATAATGGACAAAAACTCATTGATGAGGGTCATGAGGATTCTGATGAATTTAAAGATCTCATCAGGCAGCTGACAGAGAAATGGCAAGAGCTTAAGGATGCCATTGAAGCACGTCGCAAGCAACTGGATAATTCAGAGAAGATTCAACAGTACTTCTTTGATGCTACTGAAGCTGAATCTTGGATGAGTGAACAGGAGTTGTACATGATGGTGGAGGATCGTGGCAAGGATGAGATAAGCGCACAAAATCTCATGAAGAAACATGCATCACTTGAGCAATCTGTTGAAGACTATGCAGCTACAATTCGTCAATTGGGTGAGACAGCTCGTCACTTAACTTCCGAACAGCATCCCTATGTAGATGCTGTATCCCTTAAACAGTCTCAGCTGGACAAATTGTATGCTGGACTCAAGGATCTGGCTGGAGAACGTCGAGCTCGTCTCGATGAGGCTCTTCAGCTGTTCACGTTGAACCGTGAAGTTGACGATCTTGAACAGTGGATTGCAGAGCGAGAACTTGTGGCGGTGTCTCAGGAACTCGGTCAGGATTATGATCATGTCACCCTACTTTGGGAGCGATTCAAGGAATTTGCCCAGGATACAGCTGCCGTTGGTGGGGAGCGTGTAGCCAAGGCTAATGGCATTGCTGATGATTTGATCCATGCTGGTCATTCAGATGCTGCTCTAATTGCCGAATGGAAGGACAATCTGAATGAATCTTGGCAGGATCTGCTCGAATTGATTGATACTAGAACACAAATGTTGGCAGCTTCCCGTGAACTCCATAAATTCTTCCATGACTGCAAGGATGTTTTGGGACGTATTCTTGAGAAGCAGCATGGTGTTTCTGATGAATTAGGTCGCGATGCTGGTTCCGTGTCGGCACTGCAGAGGAAGCACAATAACTTCATTCAGGATTTGATGACGCTCTACTCCCAAGTTCAGCAGATTCAGGAAGAATCGGCTAAATTGCAGGCCAGCTATGCTGGTGACAAGGCCAAGGAGATTACCAATCGTGAGCACGAAGTACTGGCAGCATGGGCTAATTTGCAGGGTGTCTGTGAGGCACGCAAGGCCAAGTTGGCTGACACTGGTGATCTCTTCAAGTTCTTCAACATGGTGCGTACTCTGATGCTGTGGATGGAGGATGTGGTGAGGCAGATGAATACGTCTGAGAAGCCCAGAGATGTGTCTGGTGTGGAGCTATTGATGAATAACCATCAGAGTCTCAAGGCTGAAATTGATACGCGCGAAGATAACTTTGCCGCTTGTGTGTCCTTGGGCAGAGAGCTTCTGGCTAGAAATCACTATGCTGCACAAGATATCACAGATCGTCTCGTCCAACTCACAAACAGTCGCAATGCACTGCTTCATCGTTGGGAAGAGCGTTGGGAGAATTTGCAGCTCA TCTTGGAGGTTTATCAATTCGCCCGAGATGCTGCTGTTGCTGAAGCATGGTTGATAGCACAAGAGCCATATCTGATGTCAACTGAACTGGGCCACACCATTGATGAAGTGGAAAATTTGATTAAGAAGCACGAGGCGTTTGAGAAATCAGCTGCTGCTCAAGAGGAACGATTTAGTGCTTTGGAGCGATTAACTACg TTTGAGCTCAAAGAGATGAAACGTCGTCAGGAGGCTGCTGAAGAGGCGGAAAGACAGCGCAAGCAAGCTGAAGCTGATGCACGTGCAGCTGAACAGGCCCAAGCTGAAGCTGCACGTCAGGCTGAGGCATCAGCTAGGGATTCAGCCGATGCACCTGGATCACCACATTCTGGACGTGAACACGAAGCCG ACACAGTGCATGAGAATGTAATGCATGATTCAGGCAGTAATCGGAAGGATGGGAGAAGTGGCGACATTGGTGGTCATGATATTCCACCTGAAGTTGTTCCCATTGGGATTATGAAGAAATCCTCAC ATCGTCCAAGTCCAGGAGCTGAAGATGGTGCTGTTGAAGGAAGTCTCACGAGGAAACACGAATGGGAGAGTAATATGAAGAAGGCGTCCAATCGATCATGGGATAAA GTTTACTGTGTGTGCCGAAACGGACGATTGTCATTCTACAAGGACCAAAAGTCGGTGAAAGCTGTTCCAGAACAGACTTTCCGTGGTGAAGCACCACTCGAGTTAACTGGCGCCAGTGTTGATGTGGCCAGTAACTACACGAAGAAAAAGCACGTGTTCAGAGTCAA